A genomic region of Trifolium pratense cultivar HEN17-A07 linkage group LG3, ARS_RC_1.1, whole genome shotgun sequence contains the following coding sequences:
- the LOC123914987 gene encoding uncharacterized protein LOC123914987: MTNLWDQLALMESPELKVVKAYNDHREEQCLVPLLMALRDDFEGLRGAILHRIPLPKVDSVVSELLAEETRLKSQSNPHQARGIISNPSSVFAAPFHKGKPQGRAAIGFDECSFCRGKGHWKSQCPKLLKVSRTDFRSPSSNVVDIAPTMVGSSIGHIYSPETISQAFDLVEQFQKFLSTQPRAMSASSVKGLTLPNSSGSTIQEADWDIP, translated from the coding sequence ATGACTAATTTATGGGATCAGTTGGCTCTTATGGAATCACCTGAATTGAAAGTTGTTAAAGCATACAATGACCATAGAGAAGAACAATGTTTGGTTCCACTTTTGATGGCTCTTCGTGATGATTTTGAGGGACTTCGTGGAGCTATTTTGCATCGTATTCCTCTTCCTAAGGTTGATTCAGTGGTTAGTGAATTGTTGGCAGAAGAAACTAGGCTTAAGTCTCAGTCTAACCCACATCAAGCAAGAGGAATTATCTCGAATCCTTCATCTGTTTTTGCTGCTCCTTTTCACAAAGGAAAACCTCAAGGGAGGGCTGCTATTGGTTTTGATGAATGTTCATTTTGTAGGGGAAAAGGTCATTGGAAATCACAATGTCCAAAATTGTTAAAGGTAAGTAGAACGGATTTTAGGTCTCCTTCATCCAATGTTGTTGATATTGCTCCTACTATGGTGGGTTCTAGCATTGGTCACATATACTCACCCGAGACTATTTCACAAGCATTTGATCTTGTTGAGCAATTTCAAAAGTTTCTCTCTACCCAGCCTCGTGCTATGTCAGCCTCCTCTGTAAAAGGTTTGACTCTCCCAAATTCCTCGGGATCCACAATTCAGGAGGCTGATTGGGACATACCGTAG